From the genome of Vigna angularis cultivar LongXiaoDou No.4 chromosome 11, ASM1680809v1, whole genome shotgun sequence, one region includes:
- the LOC108333195 gene encoding glutelin type-B 5 isoform X2 yields the protein MEIGLSPKLAKKVYEGDGGSYFAWSPSELPMLREGSGVAGIVLPESEEKVVAIKKGDALALPFGVVTWWYNKEETELIVLFLGDTSKAHKAGEFTDFFLTGSNGIFTGFSTEFVGRAWDLEESDVKTLVGKQSGKGVVQLEGSITLPEPKSEHRIGMALNCEEAPLDVDIKGGGRVVVLNTKNLPLVGDVGLGADLVRLDGGAMCSPGFSCDSALQVTYIVRGSGRVQVVGVDGHRVLETTIKAGNLFIVPRFFVVSKIADPEGMEWFSIITTPNPVFTHLAGSSSVWKALSPSVLQAAFNVDSGVEQLFRSKRTSDAIFFPPPN from the exons ATGGAGATTGGTCTTTCTCCCAAGTTGGCGAAGAAAGTTTATGAAGGCGATGGTGGGTCTTACTTCGCCTGGTCCCCCTCTGAGCTTCCCATGCTTCGCGAAG GAAGTGGAGTGGCTGGAATAGTGCTGCCTGAATCAGAAGAGAAGGTTGTTGCAATCAAGAAGGGGGATGCGCTCGCACTCCCCTTTGGTGTTGTAACATGGTGGTATAACAAAGAAGAAACTGAGTTGATTGTTCTGTTTCTTGGGGACACTTCCAAGGCTCACAAGGCTGGTGAATTCACTGACTTTTTTCTGACTGGTTCCAATGGAATCTTCACGGGATTTTCCACTGAGTTTGTGGGCAGAGCTTGGGACTTGGAAGAGAGTGATGTCAAGACCCTTGTTGGAAAACAATCGGGCAAAGGGGTTGTGCAGTTGGAAGGAAGCATCACACTACCCGAGCCTAAATCAGAGCACCGGATTGGCATGGCCTTGAACTGTGAAGAGGCTCCATTGGATGTTGACATCAAGGGTGGTGGAAGGGTTGTGGTGTTGAACACCAAGAATCTTCCCTTGGTTGGTGATGTTGGGCTAGGGGCTGACCTTGTGAGGTTGGATGGAGGAGCCATGTGCTCTCCGGGATTCTCTTGTGATTCTGCTTTGCAGGTTACTTATATTGTTAGGGGTAGTGGCCGGGTTCAGGTTGTTGGAGTTGATGGTCATAGGGTTTTGGAGACAACCATAAAAGCTGGTAATTTGTTCATTGTGCCAAGGTTTTTTGTGGTCTCAAAAATTGCTGATCCAGAGGGAATGGAGTGGTTCTCTATAATCACCACCCCTAA TCCTGTATTCACCCACTTGGCTGGAAGTTCTTCTGTGTGGAAGGCTTTATCACCTTCTGTTCTGCAAGCTGCTTTCAATGTAGATTCAGGAGTGGAACAACTGTTCCGTTCAAAAAGGACTTCCGATGCTATTTTCTTCCCTCCAccaaattag
- the LOC108333195 gene encoding 11S globulin seed storage protein Ana o 2.0101 isoform X1: MEIGLSPKLAKKVYEGDGGSYFAWSPSELPMLREGNIGAAKLSLHKNGFALPRYSDSSKVAYVLQGSGVAGIVLPESEEKVVAIKKGDALALPFGVVTWWYNKEETELIVLFLGDTSKAHKAGEFTDFFLTGSNGIFTGFSTEFVGRAWDLEESDVKTLVGKQSGKGVVQLEGSITLPEPKSEHRIGMALNCEEAPLDVDIKGGGRVVVLNTKNLPLVGDVGLGADLVRLDGGAMCSPGFSCDSALQVTYIVRGSGRVQVVGVDGHRVLETTIKAGNLFIVPRFFVVSKIADPEGMEWFSIITTPNPVFTHLAGSSSVWKALSPSVLQAAFNVDSGVEQLFRSKRTSDAIFFPPPN; this comes from the exons ATGGAGATTGGTCTTTCTCCCAAGTTGGCGAAGAAAGTTTATGAAGGCGATGGTGGGTCTTACTTCGCCTGGTCCCCCTCTGAGCTTCCCATGCTTCGCGAAGGTAACATTGGTGCAGCCAAACTTTCTCTGCACAAAAATGGGTTCGCCCTTCCTCGATATTCTGACTCCTCTAAAGTCGCCTATGTTCTTCAGG GAAGTGGAGTGGCTGGAATAGTGCTGCCTGAATCAGAAGAGAAGGTTGTTGCAATCAAGAAGGGGGATGCGCTCGCACTCCCCTTTGGTGTTGTAACATGGTGGTATAACAAAGAAGAAACTGAGTTGATTGTTCTGTTTCTTGGGGACACTTCCAAGGCTCACAAGGCTGGTGAATTCACTGACTTTTTTCTGACTGGTTCCAATGGAATCTTCACGGGATTTTCCACTGAGTTTGTGGGCAGAGCTTGGGACTTGGAAGAGAGTGATGTCAAGACCCTTGTTGGAAAACAATCGGGCAAAGGGGTTGTGCAGTTGGAAGGAAGCATCACACTACCCGAGCCTAAATCAGAGCACCGGATTGGCATGGCCTTGAACTGTGAAGAGGCTCCATTGGATGTTGACATCAAGGGTGGTGGAAGGGTTGTGGTGTTGAACACCAAGAATCTTCCCTTGGTTGGTGATGTTGGGCTAGGGGCTGACCTTGTGAGGTTGGATGGAGGAGCCATGTGCTCTCCGGGATTCTCTTGTGATTCTGCTTTGCAGGTTACTTATATTGTTAGGGGTAGTGGCCGGGTTCAGGTTGTTGGAGTTGATGGTCATAGGGTTTTGGAGACAACCATAAAAGCTGGTAATTTGTTCATTGTGCCAAGGTTTTTTGTGGTCTCAAAAATTGCTGATCCAGAGGGAATGGAGTGGTTCTCTATAATCACCACCCCTAA TCCTGTATTCACCCACTTGGCTGGAAGTTCTTCTGTGTGGAAGGCTTTATCACCTTCTGTTCTGCAAGCTGCTTTCAATGTAGATTCAGGAGTGGAACAACTGTTCCGTTCAAAAAGGACTTCCGATGCTATTTTCTTCCCTCCAccaaattag
- the LOC108333794 gene encoding protein SODIUM POTASSIUM ROOT DEFECTIVE 3, translated as MKGMKLFCCSTASTAVNSTTRSTVRRSTKRHTGVRRKIQPRLPCSSVLPMNPLPHSDARRKGSVSNFNFSSSKNSSGSSSSTIYLLGDWVSDSDQIPSHKPTLQNHVVLRVSLHCRACEGKVRKHISKMEGVTSFSIDMEDKKVTVIGDVTPLEVLASVSKVKNAQLWQSPKSSLPST; from the exons ATGAAAGGAATGAAATTGTTCTGCTGTTCCACTGCTTCCACAGCAGTAAACTCTACTACTCGTTCCACAGTACGTAGAAGCACCAAAAGACACACCGGTGTTAGAAGGAAAATCCAACCTCGTCTTCCTTGTTCATCCGTGTTACCTATGAACCCTTTGCCTCACAGTGACGCGCGCAGAAAAGGTTCCGtcagtaattttaatttttctagcAGTAAGAATTCCAGTGGTTCGTCATCATCCACAATATATCTCCTCGGTGATTGGGTGTCTGACTCTGATCAAATTCCTTCACACAAGCCCACCCTGCAGAACCACGTTGTGTTGAGGGTGTCACTGCACTGCAGAGCCTGTGAAGGAAAAGTTAGAAAACACATCTCAAAAATGGAAG GAGTAACATCATTCAGTATAGACATGGAGGATAAGAAAGTAACAGTAATCGGAGACGTGACGCCGTTAGAGGTTCTGGCAAGTGTGTCAAAGGTGAAGAATGCACAGCTATGGCAATCTCCAAAATCATCTTTGCCTTCAACGTGA
- the LOC108333133 gene encoding 60S ribosomal protein L35 has protein sequence MARIKVYELRNKTKAELLNQLKDLKAELALLRVAKVTGGAPNKLSKIKVVRLSIAQVLTVISQKQKAALREAYKNKKYLPLDLRPKKTRAIRRRLTKHQASLKTEREKKKELYFPMRKYAIKV, from the exons ATGG CGAGAATCAAGGTGTACGAGCTGAGGAACAAAACAAAAGCAGAGCTTCTGAACCAATTGAAGGATCTCAAAGCAGAACTCGCTCTCCTCCGCGTCGCTAAGGTCACCGGCGGGGCCCCAAACAAGCTTTCCAAAAT CAAAGTGGTCCGGCTTTCGATAGCGCAGGTGCTGACGGTGATTTCCCAAAAGCAAAAGGCAGCGTTGAGGGAGGCTTACAAGAACAAGAAGTACCTTCCTTTGGATCTGCGCCCCAAGAAGACCAGGGCTATCAGAAGGCGCTTAACAAAACATCAG GCTTCATTGAAGACAGAGCgtgagaagaagaaggaattaTATTTTCCGATGCGAAAGTATGCTATTAAGGTGTAA